A part of Gemmatimonas groenlandica genomic DNA contains:
- a CDS encoding glycoside hydrolase family 3 N-terminal domain-containing protein, giving the protein MRPALAGLLVAALTTAASAAAQEAPSRPPADAPYRDARRAPSERAQDLLARMTLDEKFWQLFMIPGDRDDASHDYRHGSFGLQINAPAGMRAEALRSDTLNAGVVARAHTERINALQRWFVSDTRLGIPLLPFEETLHGLGREGATTFPQAIGLAATWDTALVSRVAGAIASEARSRGIRLSLSPVVNIANDVRWGRVEETYGEDTWLTSAMARAYISALETRGVIATPKHFVANVGDGGRDSYPIEFSERLLRERYYPPFLTAIRDAHAGSVMSSYNSVDGSPSTQNRALLTDVLRGEWRFSGFVMSDAAATGGSTVLHHTEASTATATRHALESGLDVIFQSSYEQHRPYLAAFRTSGLSMAVIDSAVARVLRAKFAMGLFESPYGSADSAAALARSPAHRALARESAVASFVLLRNERARLPLALGTKRIALIGSDATEARVGGYSPPGARAVSIVDGIRAAVPAGTVLRVSEGVPRIWKPLVVIPAAHFTTVRDGATVPGLRGEYWPNISFDGTPAITRTDAQIDFGWTLNSPGRGIPYDWYSARWTGTLTVPAGGARTIAIEGNDGYRLFVNDTLRIDRWRKASYGTQSARVSMAGGSRHRVRLEYFEATGNARLKFVWDAGVRDPQPAAIARAVADARASDVAIVVAGIEEGEFRDRALLGLPGRQEELIRAVAATGTPVVVVLVGGSAITMPWLDRVDAVLDVWYPGQDGGHAVADVMFGKASPGGKLPLTFPMHEGQVPLHYAHKPTGRGDDYLDLTGQARFPFGHGLSYTTFVYRDLAVDVRPKSDSVALLVSLTVENSGARRGDEVVQLYLRDVLASVARPMMELAGFTRIALAPGASQRVTFSVRRDQLSLLDANMRRVEEPGAWRIMVGASSKDIRLRREVDVP; this is encoded by the coding sequence GTGCGGCCGGCGTTGGCCGGTCTGCTCGTTGCCGCCCTGACCACGGCGGCCTCCGCCGCGGCCCAGGAAGCCCCTTCCCGGCCGCCAGCCGACGCGCCCTACCGCGACGCCCGTCGCGCGCCGTCGGAGCGGGCACAGGACCTCCTCGCGCGCATGACGCTCGACGAAAAGTTCTGGCAGCTGTTCATGATTCCCGGCGATCGTGATGACGCGTCGCACGATTATCGCCACGGGTCGTTTGGTCTGCAGATCAATGCGCCGGCCGGTATGCGCGCCGAGGCATTGCGCAGCGACACGTTGAACGCGGGGGTGGTCGCGCGCGCCCACACTGAGCGCATCAACGCGCTGCAGCGCTGGTTCGTAAGCGACACCCGGCTGGGCATTCCGCTGTTGCCCTTCGAGGAAACGCTGCACGGACTCGGCCGCGAAGGAGCAACCACCTTTCCGCAGGCCATCGGATTGGCCGCCACGTGGGACACGGCCTTGGTGAGCCGCGTGGCCGGTGCGATCGCCAGCGAAGCGCGCAGCCGTGGCATCCGCCTGTCGCTGTCGCCGGTGGTGAATATCGCCAATGACGTGCGTTGGGGCCGAGTCGAAGAGACGTATGGCGAAGACACCTGGCTCACGTCGGCCATGGCCCGTGCATACATCTCAGCCCTCGAAACGCGCGGCGTCATCGCCACGCCGAAGCACTTCGTGGCCAACGTCGGTGATGGAGGGCGCGACAGCTATCCGATCGAGTTCAGCGAACGGCTGCTGCGCGAGCGCTACTATCCGCCGTTTCTCACGGCGATCCGCGATGCCCATGCCGGGTCGGTCATGAGTTCGTACAACTCGGTAGACGGCTCACCATCCACGCAGAACCGCGCCTTGCTGACCGACGTGCTGCGCGGTGAATGGCGGTTCAGCGGATTCGTGATGTCCGACGCGGCCGCCACGGGCGGGTCCACGGTGTTGCACCACACCGAGGCCAGCACGGCCACGGCCACGCGGCACGCGCTCGAGTCGGGACTCGACGTCATCTTTCAGTCGAGCTACGAGCAACACCGCCCGTATCTCGCCGCGTTCCGCACCAGTGGCCTGTCGATGGCGGTGATCGACAGCGCGGTGGCGCGCGTGCTGCGCGCCAAGTTCGCGATGGGGCTGTTCGAGTCGCCGTACGGCAGCGCCGACAGCGCGGCGGCGCTGGCCCGTTCGCCGGCGCATCGCGCGCTGGCGCGTGAGTCGGCCGTGGCGTCGTTCGTGTTGCTACGCAACGAGCGCGCGCGGTTGCCGCTCGCGTTGGGTACCAAGCGCATTGCGCTGATCGGCAGCGACGCCACCGAGGCGCGCGTTGGTGGCTACTCGCCGCCGGGAGCGCGCGCCGTGAGCATCGTCGACGGCATTCGCGCCGCGGTGCCGGCGGGGACCGTGCTGCGCGTGAGTGAGGGCGTGCCACGCATCTGGAAGCCGCTGGTGGTGATTCCCGCCGCACATTTCACGACGGTGCGCGACGGCGCCACGGTGCCCGGGTTACGCGGCGAGTACTGGCCCAACATCAGCTTCGACGGTACCCCCGCGATCACCCGCACCGACGCGCAGATCGACTTCGGCTGGACGCTCAACTCGCCCGGCCGCGGCATCCCGTACGACTGGTACTCGGCGCGATGGACCGGCACGCTCACGGTGCCGGCTGGCGGCGCGCGCACGATCGCGATAGAAGGCAACGACGGCTATCGCCTCTTTGTGAACGATACGCTGCGTATTGACCGGTGGCGCAAAGCGTCGTACGGCACACAGAGCGCACGTGTGTCGATGGCCGGCGGATCACGGCATCGCGTGCGTCTCGAGTACTTCGAGGCCACCGGCAACGCGCGACTCAAGTTTGTGTGGGACGCTGGCGTACGCGACCCGCAGCCGGCAGCGATCGCACGCGCGGTGGCCGATGCCCGCGCGAGCGACGTGGCGATCGTGGTCGCCGGCATCGAGGAGGGCGAATTCCGTGACCGTGCGTTGCTTGGACTACCCGGCCGTCAGGAAGAACTCATTCGTGCCGTCGCGGCCACTGGTACACCCGTGGTCGTGGTGCTCGTGGGCGGCAGTGCCATCACGATGCCGTGGCTCGACCGCGTGGACGCCGTGCTCGATGTGTGGTATCCCGGCCAGGATGGTGGGCATGCCGTGGCCGACGTGATGTTCGGCAAGGCGTCACCGGGTGGAAAGTTGCCGCTCACGTTTCCGATGCACGAAGGTCAGGTGCCGCTGCATTACGCGCACAAGCCCACCGGGCGCGGCGATGACTACCTGGACCTCACGGGACAGGCGCGCTTCCCGTTTGGACACGGCCTGAGCTACACGACATTTGTGTATCGCGATCTCGCCGTCGACGTGCGCCCCAAGAGCGACAGCGTGGCCTTACTCGTGTCGCTCACGGTCGAGAACAGCGGCGCACGCCGTGGCGATGAGGTAGTACAACTCTACCTGCGCGACGTGCTGGCGAGCGTGGCGCGGCCGATGATGGAGCTGGCCGGTTTCACACGCATCGCGCTCGCCCCTGGGGCGTCACAGCGCGTGACCTTCAGCGTGCGTCGCGACCAACTCTCGCTCCTGGATGCAAACATGCGCCGGGTCGAAGAACCCGGCGCATGGCGCATCATGGTCGGCGCGTCATCCAAAGACATCCGCCTGCGGCGTGAAGTCGACGTGCCGTGA
- a CDS encoding class I SAM-dependent methyltransferase: protein MTRPILTDLHGEALDEALGRCFSLATETVDIGGRAITLVKPENADHLISEADYVMDERLPYWADLWPSARVLAATIAREAGAGRRLLEMGCGLGLATVGAMLGGFDVTATDYYDDALHVTRGNAARNLGHEPTVRMVNWREWPTDLAVFDVVMAADVLYEKEYAILVGECMARSLAPDGVAIVADPGRLALPMFRDNLVHVGLEIFDTVTTKFEEGPVKQEIQVMRLRRC, encoded by the coding sequence ATGACTCGTCCGATCCTGACCGACCTGCATGGCGAGGCGCTCGACGAGGCGTTGGGACGCTGCTTCTCCCTCGCCACGGAAACAGTGGATATCGGCGGCCGCGCGATCACGCTCGTGAAACCGGAGAATGCCGATCACTTGATCAGCGAAGCGGACTACGTGATGGACGAACGGCTGCCGTACTGGGCAGACTTGTGGCCATCGGCTCGTGTGCTCGCCGCGACGATCGCGCGCGAAGCCGGCGCGGGACGACGATTGCTGGAGATGGGCTGCGGACTCGGGCTCGCGACGGTGGGTGCCATGCTGGGTGGCTTCGACGTGACCGCAACCGACTACTACGACGACGCGCTCCACGTGACCCGCGGCAATGCCGCGCGCAATCTGGGCCACGAGCCCACCGTGCGTATGGTGAACTGGCGCGAATGGCCCACCGATCTTGCCGTCTTCGACGTGGTCATGGCCGCCGACGTGCTGTACGAGAAAGAGTACGCCATCCTCGTGGGCGAGTGCATGGCGCGCTCGCTGGCGCCCGACGGCGTGGCGATCGTGGCCGACCCCGGTCGCTTGGCCCTGCCCATGTTCCGCGACAATCTCGTGCACGTGGGACTCGAGATCTTCGACACCGTCACCACGAAGTTCGAAGAAGGCCCGGTGAAGCAGGAGATTCAGGTCATGCGCTTGCGACGCTGCTAG
- a CDS encoding (Fe-S)-binding protein, with amino-acid sequence MFGVSNLVFAVILAVALGFFARSAKRLNRWLNIGHDEVRTDHPDQRTKNFLLIGLGQSKILRDPVGGMMHALVFWGFCVLGLGTIEIMIQGLYTPFTWDLILPRFLYLPYVVSQEIFAVFVLIPVVYLLYRRLVIKPKRFAEVSGADAVFILSMIATLMLTLMLLFVMELRTGAPTDGRIISGLLLPLFSGVAPETAHMVARASWWIHAVLILYFLNHLPGSKHLHVLTSLINVWFSNTSGPGRIGAMRPMDLEAENAEQFGAADVEHLSWKNLLDGYSCTECGRCTAVCPANTTGKLLSPRMIVVKTRARLTEKATTLDAIAASGGTATEEQTAVLAKNLLDDWITEEELWACTSCRACVQECPVSIDQLDIINELRRDLVLMESRFPEELAPALTSLERNGSPWAFSASDRAQWAEGMDIPTMAELVEKGEKADILFWVGCMGSFDDRAKKITVAFARILQAANVRFAILGQEETCHGDPARRMGNEYLYQMLAKGVIETLDGYNVKTIVTFCPHCFHQMGSEFPDIGGNYEVIHHTDYIERLLEAGRVPLDTEHGQRLKVAYHDSCYLGRYNEIYDAPRNTLKRALPIMELVEPPRTKSRGMCCGAGGGRMWMEENVGKRVNVERSEELLATGADQIAVACPFCMTMITDGVTGAGSSVPVLDISEVVASRLLPIVPA; translated from the coding sequence ATGTTCGGGGTCTCGAATCTCGTCTTCGCGGTCATTCTCGCCGTCGCGCTCGGGTTCTTCGCCCGCAGCGCGAAACGATTGAACCGCTGGCTGAATATCGGCCACGATGAAGTCCGTACCGACCACCCCGATCAGCGCACGAAGAACTTCCTGCTGATCGGGCTCGGGCAGAGCAAGATTCTGCGCGACCCGGTTGGCGGCATGATGCACGCCCTCGTGTTCTGGGGCTTCTGTGTGCTTGGTCTCGGCACGATCGAGATCATGATCCAGGGGCTCTACACGCCCTTCACGTGGGATTTGATCCTTCCGCGGTTCCTGTACCTGCCGTACGTGGTGTCGCAGGAGATCTTCGCGGTCTTCGTGCTGATCCCCGTCGTGTACTTGCTGTACCGTCGTCTGGTGATCAAGCCGAAGCGTTTCGCCGAGGTGAGTGGCGCCGACGCCGTGTTCATCCTGAGCATGATCGCGACGCTCATGCTCACGCTGATGCTGCTGTTCGTGATGGAGCTGCGCACGGGAGCACCGACCGACGGCCGTATCATCTCCGGCTTGCTGCTGCCCCTGTTCAGCGGCGTGGCGCCGGAAACCGCCCACATGGTGGCACGGGCGTCGTGGTGGATTCACGCGGTGCTGATTCTGTACTTCCTGAATCACCTGCCGGGCTCGAAGCACCTGCACGTGCTTACGTCGCTGATCAACGTGTGGTTCTCCAACACGAGCGGCCCCGGTCGCATCGGCGCTATGCGCCCGATGGATCTGGAAGCGGAGAACGCCGAGCAGTTCGGCGCCGCCGATGTGGAGCATCTGAGCTGGAAGAATCTCCTCGACGGCTACTCGTGTACCGAGTGCGGCCGCTGCACGGCCGTGTGCCCGGCCAACACCACCGGCAAGCTGTTGTCGCCGCGCATGATCGTGGTGAAAACGCGCGCCCGCTTGACCGAAAAGGCCACGACGCTCGATGCGATCGCGGCGAGCGGTGGTACGGCGACTGAAGAACAGACGGCGGTCCTTGCCAAGAATCTGCTCGACGACTGGATCACCGAAGAAGAACTCTGGGCGTGCACGAGTTGCCGCGCCTGCGTGCAGGAGTGCCCGGTCAGCATCGACCAACTCGACATCATCAACGAGTTGCGTCGCGATCTGGTGCTCATGGAGTCGCGCTTCCCCGAGGAGCTGGCACCGGCGCTCACGAGTCTCGAGCGCAACGGCAGTCCGTGGGCTTTCAGTGCGTCGGACCGGGCGCAGTGGGCCGAGGGGATGGACATCCCCACGATGGCCGAGCTGGTGGAGAAGGGCGAGAAGGCCGACATCCTGTTCTGGGTCGGCTGCATGGGGTCGTTCGACGATCGCGCCAAGAAGATCACGGTGGCGTTCGCGCGTATCCTGCAAGCGGCCAATGTGCGCTTTGCGATTCTCGGCCAGGAAGAGACGTGTCACGGTGATCCGGCGCGTCGCATGGGTAACGAGTATCTGTACCAGATGCTCGCCAAGGGTGTGATCGAAACGCTCGATGGCTATAACGTGAAGACGATCGTCACGTTCTGCCCGCACTGCTTCCATCAGATGGGCAGCGAGTTTCCGGATATCGGCGGTAACTACGAAGTCATTCACCACACCGACTACATCGAGCGGTTGCTCGAGGCCGGGCGTGTGCCGCTCGACACCGAGCACGGGCAGCGGCTCAAGGTGGCGTACCACGACTCGTGCTACCTCGGTCGCTACAACGAGATCTACGACGCGCCGCGCAACACGCTCAAGCGGGCGTTGCCGATCATGGAGCTCGTGGAACCGCCGCGCACCAAGAGCCGTGGTATGTGCTGCGGCGCCGGTGGCGGTCGCATGTGGATGGAAGAGAACGTCGGCAAGCGCGTCAACGTGGAGCGCAGCGAAGAGCTGCTGGCCACGGGCGCCGATCAGATTGCCGTCGCCTGTCCGTTCTGTATGACGATGATCACCGACGGTGTGACCGGTGCCGGCAGCAGCGTGCCGGTGCTCGACATCTCCGAAGTGGTGGCGTCGCGGTTGTTGCCGATCGTGCCGGCCTGA
- the glp gene encoding gephyrin-like molybdotransferase Glp — MNDAPTPASTAPLPFDEALDAILRQADGHTTETEQLALVQSLGRALSASVRSRVALPPWDNAGMDGYAVQRADVMGATRAAPRVMPILGISAAGADATALPWVQQGTALRIMTGAPMPPGADAVIRIEDTDGGIERVSVFDDRDAQGRANVRPRGEDVAAGSELFARGTTIGASHLGVLASIGAHTVPVYRTPRVTIVSSGDELVLLDRFEEVEAGQRIVSSSSYALPALLRSAGADVRTVPLVPDTLHALTDALAGALDGGCDLLITTGGVSVGAHDYTREALAALGGRQTFWRARIRPGGPIGTGMVRNVPWLGLPGNPVSTMVTGALFAWPLIRLLGGHAGYRPLRIPVRFLDSAETPAPLTHFLRVVLTAGADGMPEARLAGPQGSNLLRTMALANALLMIPPDVSRADVGTTFTAILLPDVPLMTS; from the coding sequence GTGAACGACGCGCCGACACCGGCATCGACCGCGCCACTGCCCTTCGACGAGGCGCTCGACGCCATTCTGCGGCAGGCCGACGGCCACACGACCGAAACGGAGCAGCTCGCGCTCGTACAGTCTCTCGGGCGCGCGCTCAGTGCGTCGGTCCGCAGTCGCGTGGCGTTGCCGCCGTGGGACAATGCCGGCATGGACGGCTACGCGGTCCAGCGTGCCGACGTGATGGGAGCCACGCGCGCGGCCCCACGCGTGATGCCCATCCTCGGGATCAGCGCGGCAGGTGCCGACGCGACGGCGCTCCCATGGGTGCAACAGGGCACGGCGCTGCGCATCATGACCGGCGCGCCGATGCCACCGGGCGCCGATGCCGTGATTCGCATCGAAGACACCGACGGAGGGATCGAACGGGTCTCCGTGTTCGATGATCGCGATGCGCAGGGGCGTGCAAACGTGCGCCCCCGCGGTGAAGATGTCGCCGCCGGCAGCGAACTCTTCGCGCGCGGCACCACGATTGGCGCGTCTCACCTGGGCGTACTGGCGAGCATCGGCGCGCACACGGTTCCCGTGTATCGCACACCGCGGGTGACGATCGTGTCGAGCGGCGACGAGCTGGTGCTGCTCGATCGATTCGAGGAGGTCGAGGCCGGACAGCGCATCGTGTCGTCATCCAGCTACGCACTGCCGGCGCTGCTGCGATCGGCGGGCGCCGACGTGCGAACGGTGCCGCTGGTGCCCGATACCCTTCACGCGCTGACCGATGCATTGGCTGGCGCCCTTGATGGCGGCTGTGATTTGCTGATTACGACCGGCGGCGTGTCCGTCGGCGCCCACGACTACACCCGCGAGGCGCTCGCTGCGCTCGGCGGTCGACAGACATTCTGGCGCGCGCGCATCCGTCCTGGCGGACCGATCGGCACCGGCATGGTGCGCAACGTGCCGTGGCTTGGCCTGCCCGGTAATCCGGTGTCGACGATGGTGACCGGCGCACTGTTCGCGTGGCCTTTGATTCGCCTGCTGGGTGGACATGCTGGTTATCGACCGCTACGGATCCCGGTGCGGTTTCTCGACAGCGCTGAAACTCCGGCGCCGCTCACCCATTTCCTGCGCGTGGTCCTCACGGCGGGCGCCGACGGCATGCCCGAAGCACGGCTGGCTGGCCCGCAGGGGTCCAACCTGCTGCGCACCATGGCGCTCGCCAACGCGCTGCTGATGATACCGCCCGACGTATCCCGCGCCGACGTCGGCACGACCTTCACCGCGATTCTCTTGCCCGATGTTCCCCTGATGACTTCATGA
- a CDS encoding hybrid sensor histidine kinase/response regulator, whose protein sequence is MRDVNDVQRPMLDKPQWTLGDAAEGPLLAAIVETSGSVILGLHPDQRIFAWNRAAEDLFQTPRGDALGQDYVATFIAPEHQVAVAADIQAVLGGKDTLNFENDTILADGQRRTLLWNVSRVLDAVGTPIGIVAIGQDITARKEAEERFRLVFEHAQDGLLISDHSGVVDCNPAALRMLGLVDKAQLVGRRPAEFSPPIQPDGTPSDTKSRDLGAVTLQRGAHTFDWVHQQPDGTEVPVEVSVRHTLLNGRRVSVVAWRDQTRRLELDRERAIVQQRLDLAQKMEAVGQLAGGVAHDFNNLLAAIRNAVQLAMYELPVDSATRADLESALQTADRAAGLTRQLLAFSRRQTRATECIDLAALVRDTLPLLRSSIPPAVDVRIDADVANALVVGDRSQLEQVLLNLVLNARDAMPDGGQLDIVVRVDEARAMSLLTVTDTGVGIDELTRLRIFEPFFTTKALGTGSGLGLSVVYGVVTQAGGTVRADSALGQGTTMHVELPLSMLVPQVSITPATDDGDRADGVLLVDDDEAVRTTTRRLLARHGWRVLEAGDGEAALAQFVAHRDQIAIVLTDLRMPVMDGVQLALRIRRLAPDFPVVFFSGYDELEEHSVEGMGDVPLIAKPFGTDDLLRVMADTLAAAR, encoded by the coding sequence ATGCGCGACGTCAACGATGTGCAGAGGCCAATGCTCGACAAGCCGCAATGGACGTTGGGTGACGCAGCGGAAGGCCCCCTACTGGCGGCCATCGTGGAAACGTCCGGCAGTGTCATTCTGGGCCTGCATCCGGACCAGCGCATTTTTGCGTGGAACCGCGCCGCCGAAGATCTGTTTCAGACGCCGCGCGGTGATGCGCTGGGGCAGGACTACGTCGCCACGTTCATCGCACCCGAGCATCAGGTCGCCGTGGCCGCCGACATTCAGGCCGTCCTCGGCGGAAAGGACACGCTGAACTTCGAGAACGACACGATCTTGGCGGACGGGCAACGGCGCACGCTGCTCTGGAACGTCAGCCGCGTCTTGGACGCCGTCGGCACACCGATCGGCATCGTGGCCATCGGGCAAGACATCACGGCGCGCAAGGAAGCGGAGGAACGCTTCCGACTGGTGTTCGAGCACGCGCAGGACGGTCTGCTCATCTCCGATCATTCCGGCGTCGTCGACTGCAATCCGGCCGCGCTGCGTATGCTTGGCCTCGTTGATAAAGCGCAACTCGTGGGCCGCCGTCCAGCCGAGTTCTCGCCACCGATTCAACCCGACGGCACGCCCTCTGATACCAAGTCGCGGGATCTTGGGGCTGTCACCCTCCAACGCGGCGCGCACACCTTCGACTGGGTGCATCAGCAGCCCGATGGCACCGAGGTCCCGGTCGAGGTGAGTGTGCGACACACGCTGCTGAATGGACGGCGGGTCTCCGTCGTCGCCTGGCGTGACCAGACGCGCCGATTGGAGCTGGATCGCGAACGCGCGATCGTGCAGCAGCGACTCGATCTGGCGCAGAAGATGGAGGCCGTCGGGCAGCTCGCCGGCGGCGTCGCGCACGACTTCAACAATCTGCTGGCGGCGATACGCAATGCCGTGCAACTCGCGATGTATGAGCTGCCCGTGGACAGCGCCACGCGGGCCGATCTTGAAAGCGCCCTGCAGACGGCGGATCGTGCCGCCGGTCTGACGCGGCAACTGCTGGCGTTCAGCCGGCGGCAAACTCGTGCGACCGAGTGTATTGATCTCGCGGCGCTGGTTCGTGACACCCTCCCGCTGCTGCGCTCCTCGATCCCGCCCGCGGTGGACGTGCGGATCGATGCGGACGTGGCCAACGCACTCGTCGTGGGTGATCGCAGTCAGTTGGAGCAGGTACTGCTCAACCTCGTGCTGAACGCGCGGGATGCCATGCCGGACGGCGGACAATTGGATATCGTGGTCCGCGTCGACGAGGCACGAGCGATGTCGTTACTGACCGTGACCGATACGGGAGTTGGTATCGACGAGCTCACGCGGCTGCGGATCTTCGAGCCATTCTTCACCACCAAAGCGCTGGGGACCGGCAGCGGGCTCGGGCTCTCGGTCGTATACGGTGTCGTCACGCAGGCCGGCGGCACGGTGCGCGCGGACAGTGCGCTCGGTCAGGGTACGACAATGCACGTCGAGCTGCCGTTGTCGATGCTCGTTCCCCAAGTCTCCATCACGCCCGCGACGGATGACGGCGATCGTGCCGACGGCGTGCTGCTGGTTGATGACGATGAGGCGGTCCGCACGACGACCCGTCGGCTGCTGGCGCGTCACGGATGGCGCGTGCTCGAGGCAGGCGATGGAGAGGCAGCGCTCGCACAGTTCGTTGCCCATCGCGACCAGATCGCGATTGTGCTCACCGATCTGCGCATGCCCGTTATGGACGGCGTGCAGCTCGCGCTGCGCATCCGTCGCCTCGCGCCAGATTTCCCGGTGGTGTTCTTCTCGGGCTACGACGAGCTCGAAGAGCACTCGGTGGAAGGCATGGGCGACGTTCCCTTGATCGCCAAGCCGTTCGGCACCGACGATCTGCTCCGCGTCATGGCCGACACCTTGGCGGCCGCGCGCTAG